The DNA sequence CATagacatgtgatgagtgcaacctgcttgtagtgcagggcgatctattcaaaaattgtattaatctattgctatggtagttaatccgattattacataacttcgacagcgaatatgaATCTTCTTTTGCCCCCCTTTCCCAAAAAGTTGTCAAAAATAAGTAATGCTGCATATTTCGGGAATCTGAAGTGGGTAACGAATTATCAAGTTATAGTTTTTATTTTATGGTTTTTCATAATGTAACAAATTATATAGTCTAAAGACTGTTAGAGCATTTGTACGATGTTGGCCTTGTGTAGATCAAAATAAGTTATTAATATGACATTTGACAGTTTCGCTTATAACTGAATTGAGAAGGGTGCATGACAGGTGCATAACAGATGCATCACATTACCCACATCAAGAGACTGACACAGGAAAGAGCCAACTGGAGAGTGCCAAGCGAATAAGTGCTTGAAAATCAGGTGTGATGACAGTGCGGCGTCAATGAAAAGGCATCAGCATGCACCCTATGAACGAAACATGGGGGAAACGggtaaagataaagataaagctCCAAGTGAAAACATCCACCAGGCTCCCAAAAATGTTTTCTCTTATCCCTTGGATCAAGAGGAAGAATATTCTTAAGGCAGCTGTCGAAAATCGTCCTATGCTagatcatggaagtaagagtCTCTAACTTCCGAGGCTAGATTCAGTAGTTTGGAGATCCATTGCGGGAGTCCGACGACAAGATTTGCCATACATAAGCACTGAAGTAAGTATATGGCAAGCATGTTTGTTTTTATCGTTAAATTGAACTAcattatttgaagagcttatttccaaaccgtggtaagtccacaaacacatgtttcttatttacctgtgcgatattgcaatgggttgtgaatttgtgatgctataggtaatTTCAGTttcaccattacaaagcaaacagtggattgatgcacagtaacaatactgcgTGAGGCcgttggttcccaaatgagaacaatagtctgcatattgttatgcagcattgttatggtaaataatggcttgttgatggtacatattaactcattgttgctaatgtcaaacttgtcaaagtaattgtgattacataagtaaatgagaaacatgtgtttgtggacttaacacggtttggaaataagctcttcatttgtagaACATGCAAAATATTGGCCTAATTATTGTATTTATTGTGTTGGTTTACAGATCCAATCGGTATGCCATGCAAAGGATATGAATTTATCTGCAGGACACTATCTACAGCAGTTTGTTGTCATGGATACTGCCATTATACATGCAATGATTTACGTAAGTAAAAGTTAACATACGTTGACACCACTGGATGTGTATTTCCACTATGATTTGAAACGATAGAATGGCACAGCGGTTATTAAAATGGTACTCGACGACTCTTGAATAAAAACCACAACCCTAACCTTATCTTTAACCCCAATCCTAACTTAGAATGCCTCAAACCCTATAACTTTAACCCTCATTGGACTGATGAACCTTCTGACTAATGGGCTCTTCAACAAAAAAGGCTGTTATTAAATTTAGACTTACACCCGTGACACACTGTGATTTAGCCAGATGAATCATATGTTGCTGCTGCCTGACCCATATACAGAGAGCCGCAGCTTATGTTACAACTTAAAACGGAAGAAACAAACTAATATGGGAAGCCAGAGGTGAGAAGCAAATCATGAAGTATATATTTTTCATCATGTTGTAAAATGCATTGTATTAATATTTCATTTCCTTCACCATTTTTGCAAACAGCTCGAAGACCAATATATCCTGTAAGACCACCTCCACCTAAGCCAGTACCTACGACAGAGGAACCCACGACGGGTGAGTTCATATATTATGTGACTGTCTACCAAAAATTGAAATGTAATTGTGGCATTCTCACTTTGAGACATTGGAAAGGCGAATtcttcttaaaataaactttacaatgatatattatacaaatattgaatatttatgagtacaatgatattgaatatttatgagtacaatggtactcAATGGCACTCAATGGTAACCAATGGTACCCAATGAATATATTTACTTTTTATAgtaaaagactattgcactccgcacaagtgcaatagtccattttccattgcactggcACGCAGCTTCCATGGCAACGCTGATAGACGCGGGCGTATATCGcgtggtgatttataaaattaagtggatgATAAGGAAATTTATATGAGTTTATATTGAATGCTTTTATTCGTTCACtggaaagaatattttttcatttggtgaaatatgaactgttcctttcaactcggcaaagcctcgttcaatggaacagtccatatttcatctcatgaaaatattcttgccattgtactcataaacattcaatatttgtatactattgctTATTTGTAAGGTagtagaaaaaaaaatgggttggaAATTGTTTTGAGCTCTTCAATGAACCAAATCTCAGAAGGAGATCTGCCGACATTATGGCCCATATGTGATGGATGGTCTATAAGATTTTTGTCATATCAGTTGTCATGCAAGATTCCGTGGCGAATGGCTAATTGGCTAGGTCTCACGCAGCTGCTAAATTGATTTAGGCTACGTTAAATTCTGGGTAAGCTGTCAATGTACGTATATTGCCCGGGATATAGGTTgcattttttattcttttattttctgaaatttgaCATTTCATCCGCGAACGATTTGGAGAACTCTTCTGGTCGGAGAAAGAATACTTTGAGTACAAAATATGTTGagcataataatatattttctacACTTAACGTCTTACTATAGCTATACaatatatacaaaagtaaacTTGTCATTCTTAAGCAGTCACCATAGGCTATTtcataaaaggcactaaatttaatgcccacgtgacccatgggcgtcGCCATACCAAGATCACCAAGTGATCAGttgatgtgctacaatgctaatagataggaatttttcagacaaatatcatcaaaactgCTGAAAATGTAATAAGCAAATTAATTACACACTGCTTTTTTactatgttttcaagaactaaaatttgaaactttttaTCGACGAAAAAAAAATCGACggaaacttttgcaaaaaaatgacaagtttgctagaaaatttggacatgcatcccgcgtttccaattgaaatacacaggaagaccacacgctgtgccaaaggtcacttttccagacatcctgtctatacgctgtaatgtcagcacccatgtggtcacgtgggcattaaattaagtgcctttatttaaataccctaaGACGACTGTTAAGTGACAGAaaacaatttgtttgtttttattcattCTTAAATACTTCTTAAACGCAAAAAGTTTCTGCAATCGTATTGATTCTTAGCCGTgttatatgacacgatataacacggttCAGCGCATACGAGTCGATGCGATACGcatacgcgctatttgaaccaatcggtgGCGCATTTCaataacgggactgatcgattataAGCCTTAGGTAATGTTAAGCATTCTGCAGCTTTGCTTTCAGTTTGAACTAACCGTTTCAGACGCAGTATAGGCCTTATAAGTTGTTTGAAGGTTGGCTTCGGTGGGTGCTTGCATGGACCTATAGGCGCTTATCGTTAAATCGCACGCATGCTTTCGGTTTACTTTTAATTTCATCTCTTTTGCAAAACTACTTGTGCGAGTTGAAAAACTCCCGGGTAATGTCGTTTGTCACATGAATGCATCAATTAATCTAATCATTGCCCACCAACTGAATCTATATTTTGTTTtaacaaatttaattaaaattattttattcttCTTGATCATCAATTTTCGGAAGTAAATTAATTCAAACAAGAATTATCAACATTACGGATTACGGATatcgtaaaaatgtattttgttctGTTTTGAATAATTTATGCTATAAACGAAAGATGTATCGCAAAATTATGCGATTAACGCTTTTGAAAAACGATACATCGCAGTTGATTAGCGTGAAAAGTAATGCATCGCAATCACTCAGCGTGAAAAGCGATACACGCTAAGCGAAATAGCTCAACGATCTAGAGTAAATTCCGCTTCAGAATATTTGCGAAATTTCCTATTAttacctttaaaaaaaacccgcaGTGATTTagagtgcgctatgcacaggcacaacgcctagacgttgagctacaagcctcagcacactttactttaATATCATATTCATACGAGAGACAAGGCGGATTAATATTCTGAGGGAAGAAAGCCCAGTTCTAGATGCAGAACCCGAAGATAACCATAACTTGCTTGAAATTCTAATACTTTTGGCATAATTTTTTCTCCAGAACAAGCTGAACTTCCAGTTTATGTACCCACACCTAAGCCATGTGTAGTAAACTGTAAGGATGGTAACGTGAAGACAACCTTATCACCAGAAGCCCCTGTTGGGTGTAGTCTCGACTTCCAGAGTGTTACTGTCAGACCAGAGCCCTATAATGCAACTCATAGCGTCATTCGAGACTCATATCAGATTTGTTGTCCTGCTACATTTGCAGGATAAGAACAAAAGGTTCGTCGAAAATCAAATTTAGTTTGTTTGTATTGAACACATCTTCGCTGATACTCAGCAATGTCCACTTCTGGATGTGAAGCTGAGGGAGCGTGTTGAACTATATTTGAAGTCTTTGGATGAACTGAGCagttgacccagcaaacacataaatattcttttttttttcaaaacgttttaataacatttaaatgtcgggttataaaggttatgaaaatgtttttaaaacgttattgcaaatattttgggcaaacacttttgcaaaatatttttttcagcccaaaaataacattctgtttagaatgttttatatcaagttttcaaaaaatgtttttggaatgttattaaaacggttttataccctttatataacctgacatttaaacgttttctgtcaaacattttgtgtttgctggggaatcATTTCTGTTTTCAGTTCACAATCCATTTTCTATTGCAGTCCATAACGAGACAATGAGTGAAACTGTTGAAGATCAACAGGGCAAATCGTCATAATCATCAAACACTCTAAGAAAAAGCATCTTAAAGAACAGATCGAACCAGAAAGACCCGTAAAAATCAAAACCACTGGTCATATaattatacacctatccgacttcgccattactgcggtgtccccgatgtaaaactgcggtgtcccgaggtcgggggttccatccattatttattgtgtgctatacagaattgtacccgggaattgtacacaacagtgatattcaatacacaatcatgagtattgaattacgaattaaatctcccgctctgggacatctgtgttgccgtcaatagagggccaaatacagtaaacgcttctcggattggtgtatatttgTAATCCTTATTTTTCATCTGTTTTGACCAGTCAATAGCACAATAGTGTTGGTGCTTTTGTGCTATTTTTGACAGGTCTTTTCTGCTTCGATATCTAAGGCACTGACCACGTAATGTGTCTTTGTGCTTTTTTTACTTCGATGAAAATAGGGTGAAATTTACCAGTGAAGGACGTCCTTACTtgtgagttggcttacaagtaagttcTAAATGTTCTaaatgctattattattattgttcttaTTTGCAGCGTCATCCTGAATTTCTTTGTGTCTGGTCAACTGTCTTTGTTGGAAGTACACAATTTTTCAATCACCGCTTCAGTATTAATGTGGGACATCATCTGCCAACAACGACTGAACGCTTTGTACAATACTTTCATACGATGTATTCCATTTTTCAATAATCAATAGAAGCTATAGATTATAGACTAGACTAGGTATTAGGATGTAATGTATACAAACCTCTTAAACGAATAAATCCTATTGAACCAGCGTTTTAGCTGGTAATATTTTATTCAACAGTATGGAAAACACGCACCTGTTACCGGTTGTAAACATTGACCAATTgcgaaggtcactttctggaaagctggactgaaaaAGGTCACTTGCCTGATCCTAGTGATGTAACTGATTCCCCATTTGGTTTGTATATTACCTTTGACTGTATGACAAACTGGTAAGCTGGTCCGATTTCAGGGATAAAGAAATAATTCCTTTGGGAAATAAAGAAGAATGGCTGAAAACGTAAAGAGACGTGTTGGGTAACGATGCATATTgggctactccatttgaaatccatacaccacctatggaagaccttTATCTCCttcacaggtggtgtagattttaaatggagtcacccattgggttattccagaaaatGCACACGccgtcgtgattgttggaaatccatactTTTAAAGTATGCAAAGGCGAGAAAATCCAGCAGATTGGAGTTCAGAatcggaaatcctcaatttgacaACGCATTTtgaacatttccgtgattttttaaTCGGGGGTTAGgaatcaaaattttttttcaaacaaatttttttaacttgtaactactataccattcacagtaggtctattacgttacaacaacacaatttcgtaacacattaatctgttatatggctctcacaatttgccgacaatcacacatacctttgactacatttgccgacagtcacatggtttGCCGACAGCATTCAAATTTTGCCGActaaattgtgtattgggggtgacccccctctagcgacggccctggtcCAGGATGAAATTGTAAGGGGGAAAATGATGTAGCGAACTGGCTTGTTGTGATGAAATTAGAGTTGCTCTGGTATTGTTGGTTGTGCGTCCGTCTTGGTCTGTCAACTTTCTTGGTGGTGTATCTATTCAAATCAACTTAAAGCTCAAATCCACCATGAATTATTTTATGAAAAGCATATAAACGTTGCTTTTCACGTCTTTGCTCTAAAGTGTTCCAATTTAAGGTTTGAAGCATATTGTTCACACTTGATTTTCTTCCATAGTCTCCTAAGACAAAGCGTGCCGCGCGTCTTTGCACCATTTCGAGgagttttgtgttttcttttgtgACTGGATTACATGCTATCGAGGCATACTCGAGGTGTGGCCTAACCAAAGTTAGATACAGCTTCTCTTTAACACCTTTggagcatattattattattattattattattattattattattattattattattattattattattattattattattattattattaatacagtagaaaaggttctttttcagatccaattattctggtacttactcagaaatatttcaattacgTCATCAAGTTACGTCGTGGTTacgtcatcaagaccaaacagtgttgccgtttcatcaaacatctagaaacaccacaacagagtgatcaagattcctgataggaattgaaatatttctgagtaagtaccagaataattggatctgaaaaagaaccttttctactgtattgaactatgaacgatcctgatgaatttgtttcaagtattattattattattattattattattttattattattattattattattattattattattattattattattattattattgttattattattattattattattattattattattattaatatcattattattattattattattattattattattattattattattattattattattattattattattgttatcattattattattattattattattattattattattattattattattattagtgttattattatttattatttgcatGTGTTTTAAGACGTTACAGATATGCGCACAAGACAGCCAATTCAAAACCATATAGTTTAACCCTCACGGGATGCATTTTTCAAgtatataaatgaaaaaaattatataaaaaaggaCAACTTTCCTTTAAACGATTTAATTAGCACACAAAAGAATCAGTGACTGCAAATAAAGGTCGTCACTATCTAGGCAACGACAAGCAATTTCCTTGTTTTGTTACGCATTGACATGTACACCGAGTGTTACGGGTCAGCAAGTACTGGTACTGGTTGTAACAACAACAGTAAGCAATTATGACCAGTCATGATGGAAAAACTAaaatttataaataaagtaattttgattaattaaatGTTCAAAGAGAAGCAGAACATGAGACTCAGCATGAATCATCTCAACTTCATTGGCTTGCCTAGAGCAGTTCATCATTACGTTGCAGTACTTGGAGGTAGGTTGATTCGCAACAAATTAAGAATATTATAACTTATGTAATCAAAAAAGCATATAATCGTAAGTGTATGCTATTGTGTAGAAGGAATGATGCTTATGAAGTTTTAAAACTTTATGTACATTGCATGATTTAATGCCATCAGTTTTTATGCCGCTACACATATAAATCTGTAATTTATGATCTTGGACTATGCGGATCTGCGTATTTAACGTGCAAGTTTGTGGATATTTCATTCGCGTTGGTCATGTTGGTAGATAATAAACTAAGTTTAAACAGGCATTCAACAGTAAATCGAGAAATATTTACTTCTTCTGGAGTCGAGTTACATTCAGTTCCAGTTTGAATGTCTGTACATAATTTGAAACATATTTGTGTGTATATTAAATTATACATTATTCTGTTCATTTGTTGAGCTGTGTTTTCCAGAGGGGGTAGGGTAGGTATGTGTAAGGTGTAGGGGGGGGGTGAGAAATTAATTATAAGTAATTTGAATAATGTGTCAtaacaacaacacctttgtaaaacgtacataactcattaacaacaataaaataaagcacgttttcaaagtatatgatttgtagaatgaacttttgcaaaatttcaaagtgttatttttcactttgaatatattgatttaaataatgaaaaccgATTTttgttggctgcttcgaccaaaaatacgTCGTGTGCTCTTAATATCATAAACAGTCATGTAACAACCAGTCATGGTCATTGCAAGAGGATTCAATGTTGCATTGGGAAGAAGTAGCTTTTCAATAACCATAAAAACAATCATTCTGACACAGCTTGTAGTTGTCCTTGCTTTAAATTCCGGTTTTTTGTTTTCCTATGATTGTAGATAACAGATACTAACAGCTAAGAAGCACAACAAATCTCTACTGCAATGGGACAGTCCAGGAGCAGGAACATTGATATGACATACGCATTACCCAACAATGTCATGGTCATTATATTCTCTCACCTCTCACTCTACGACAAACTGATTGCTCCCAGGTATgctcaaaatagctcaattttatCAGTGTTTTTCCAAAGCAACAAGGTACTACCACTTTGTTAGCGTGACGTGCCATATATTCTGCTATGTGTACCCAGATAGCAAGATAACGTTGGCAATGGTAAGCCGACGCCAAACCAACGAAGGTTCTATGTTGTTGCGCCAGCCTTGAATAATGATTGGTATAGGAACGTTAGGCCAACGCTGTGGCAACCTTGTTATGCCAACCTATTATGGTATGCCAACGTCAAGCCAACGTAGTCAGCTATGTACTTTAAGAGGACGGTCGGCATGCCATGGTTAGGTCAACGCCTGTTGTGCCGATCCCTAAAATAATGGTCGGTGTGCCAACTATGAACCAATGTAGCGGACAACGTTATACCAACCTTATTATGGTATGCCAACGTCAAACATATGTAGCCAGCCAACTTTAAAACGACGGTCGGTACGCCAAAGTAGGGCCAACGGGTTTTTTTTTGTGCCACCCTTAAAATGATAatcggtatgccaacgtcgagccaacgtAGCTTGCCAATCTTAAACTGACGGTCGGTACGCCAAAGTTGAGCCAACGGTTTTatgccaaccttaaatgatggtcaGTATGCCAACGTCGGACCAACGTTGGGCAATGTATTATTGATATATGGGTACCTTGTTACATACCAGCTATTTCGGTAAATTGGCGGACAAGCATTGTGGCAAAATAATTTCCAAAAGGAAAAAGCATGTTGTTAATTTTGGTATATACACGGCCACAGGACCGCCATGTTACCGCCGATCTGTACCAACGGTCCATGatttcttttttttgggggggggggcttacacCCCCTCCATGCCACTGGCCATTTATGTCAAACCAAATTATATGGTTGCAAGTCGCAGATGTGATTGCCTGATGTGTACAGTTTTCCCATAAGATCCCCATTATGCCGGTGTACAGccaaagtcaaaggtcattaccaTATATGTGCCGTCTTTCTCAGACTCAGACTGCTAACATCTGAACATGGCTATGCGAGAGCGACAGGCTGACATGAGTCTCTAGCTCAATGGTCACCACGTCATAGTGTCTGCAGACATTTCACATTGGGTAACAATATGCCTTCTGTAAtctattttgtttccttttctgTTTACAGAGTGTGTACGCGCTGGTATACTTTGATGAAAGAAAAGCGACCATGGCAATGCATTGATTTTTGGGATAAAGGCCCTTCTAAGAACCACCAATCAGAGCCGTGGCTATTCCCCGCTAAAGAAGACGCCATTTTGAATCTTCTTAGAACACACGCGGGTTCAGCACTATTACAAATACATCTACGATTCATAAGCGCTAAAATACTGACATTTCTGAACGAAAATTGTCCATATCTTCGGGTGTTTTCATTTCTTCCAAGAAACAGTAATACTTTAGACGATTTTTACTCTTACAAATCGTTACTTTGTGATGAACGCGTGAGTAAAACATTCAGCGACATTTTTATAATTCCGCCAACGGTAGTTGAATGTCGTTTGAATTTTTTAGCAAATTACAATGTCAAGAAATTGTCCGGTAATAATAACTGCTACGAAAGTACAATAAAATCACTACTATACGTGTCTGAAGAACAACAAGCTGAAGAAACGGCAAGAAGTATGAGTAAATGTACACAACTAAAGTATCTTGCGCTTCATTCTTACAAACTCACTCTTCGCGGCGTCCAACTTTTGACAGATTCTATCGCCGATTTACGCGAACTATGTCTGATTGACGCTAAAGTAATCGATGATAACGAAAAAGAAATCTTCAAAACATTCGTCAACAACCTAAGGAAATTACAAATCTTCAAATTCAGTGGATAcggaaatgttgattttgtaCTGGATGAAGTGGTTGGCTGGACTTCTTTGCGAGAGCTGTGGTTGGGTAGACTCGACTTCACAGATGACGCATTTCTTGAAATGACGTCCAAAATGCCCCAACTTGAGATTCTAGGCATAGATATCATTATCTCAGATTCTATACTAAGTGCAATATCAGGTCATCTTCCAAAACTTAAAGAACTATCTCTTCTTGGTGGTGAATACTCTGACAATGGTTTGAACTCTCTTCGGGGTCATCAAAGCTTACAGAGTCTGTATATCAGCGATTATGAAATCGAAAAAGGTCCAGAGTTTTCCCTGCAAACAGTGCACAGAGTGATCAAAAGCCTTCCGAAGATCGAGAACGTAACTATATCATGCCAAAGATTAAAGAGACGATATTCAGGAGAAATATTGCCCGAAATTAACAAACCAAATCTTAAGGTGCAAGTTGATTATTTCTAATCGTGCAGAAAATGACTATACAACAGGGTAAATCTGACATTAATATATTTAGTAGAGTATAGAAGTATTGTTATTGCTAATATTTATGCCTAACTCGatcaacaattttcaaaaatttaaactgactttcacaaTAAATTTTCGATATGTGACatacatcttcatcagaagattGGTCATTATACACCGATAcgacgccctcattcgaccaaaagtggGTAACAAAAGGCAAGTTTTTGGTCTACaaatcgaaaattcaaggttagttgaatttaaGCTGAACGTCAGTTTAAACCTTTGGAAATTGTTTGTTACCATATTAGTTTCTTGTATAATTTCTCTAGTGTGTAGGGCGAATGATCCAGGTTTGTAAATAACCCCCTGCCAATTGCAGTAGTTTGTCTTCTGGGTCAGACATaagcccagtaaacacaaaacgtttactagaaaacgtttaaatgtctacGAAAGTACAATAAAATCGCTACTTAAAGTTTAAATAAAGTCATACTTTCAAtcctaaacatttttgaaaacttgatgcaaaacattctaaatagaatgttaCTTAAATGTTTGCCATACATATTTTAAACTaaggtttaaaaacgttttcatgacctttatataacccgacattaaaacgttttgaataaacgttttaacaacatttttgttttgctAGGAGGTTATTAGCTTAGTTAAAGATGTGGTCACCAAGAATAGTGTCATTGTTCAACAAATGATGCAAAGTGTACCGTCCAAGGAAAGCTATTATATAATTATGCTATGTTGTCATATGACACCATAGCATCCTCTGGTCCTAGCATGAGACATCTGTGTATAACAAATTCAGCTGAGTGAGTTCttgaggtggtggtggtggtgggaagAATCAACCAATTGGGAGCAGC is a window from the Amphiura filiformis chromosome 12, Afil_fr2py, whole genome shotgun sequence genome containing:
- the LOC140166443 gene encoding uncharacterized protein isoform X2; the encoded protein is MRLIIFISLALPAFCSNVLEGELLEVAKRQHPIGMPCKGYEFICRTLSTAVCCHGYCHYTCNDLPRRPIYPVRPPPPKPVPTTEEPTTEAELPVYVPTPKPCVVNCKDGNVKTTLSPEAPVGCSLDFQSVTVRPEPYNATHSVIRDSYQICCPATFAG
- the LOC140166443 gene encoding uncharacterized protein isoform X1, with translation MRLIIFISLALPAFCSNVLEGELLEVAKRQHPIGMPCKGYEFICRTLSTAVCCHGYCHYTCNDLPRRPIYPVRPPPPKPVPTTEEPTTEQAELPVYVPTPKPCVVNCKDGNVKTTLSPEAPVGCSLDFQSVTVRPEPYNATHSVIRDSYQICCPATFAG
- the LOC140166444 gene encoding uncharacterized protein, with translation MGQSRSRNIDMTYALPNNVMVIIFSHLSLYDKLIAPRVCTRWYTLMKEKRPWQCIDFWDKGPSKNHQSEPWLFPAKEDAILNLLRTHAGSALLQIHLRFISAKILTFLNENCPYLRVFSFLPRNSNTLDDFYSYKSLLCDERVSKTFSDIFIIPPTVVECRLNFLANYNVKKLSGNNNCYESTIKSLLYVSEEQQAEETARSMSKCTQLKYLALHSYKLTLRGVQLLTDSIADLRELCLIDAKVIDDNEKEIFKTFVNNLRKLQIFKFSGYGNVDFVLDEVVGWTSLRELWLGRLDFTDDAFLEMTSKMPQLEILGIDIIISDSILSAISGHLPKLKELSLLGGEYSDNGLNSLRGHQSLQSLYISDYEIEKGPEFSLQTVHRVIKSLPKIENVTISCQRLKRRYSGEILPEINKPNLKVQVDYF